One genomic region from Lycorma delicatula isolate Av1 chromosome 1, ASM4794821v1, whole genome shotgun sequence encodes:
- the LOC142317689 gene encoding uncharacterized protein LOC142317689 — MKSSLVLLVIVSFAAAAVHPYGQSRWQWFSYNNQNSVTPVSHQQQQNQNNNQNENFAGKTQNAVSSNMNEYQNNQNQDNYNNNNQGNYNNGYNNNNYNNNHNGYNNYNNNNNNDYNNNNYNNNHNGYNNYNNNNNNDYNNNNYNNNHNGYNNYNNNNNNDYNNYNNNNNNGYNNNNGYSNCNNNNNGYNNYNNNNNYNNNNNDFNNYNNNNNGYNNYNNNNNNYNNDYNNYNNNNNGYNNYNNNNNGYNNYNNNNDYNNYNNNNNNYNNNNNDCNNYNNYNNQNNCNNNCNYNCNNNNCNYNCNNNQNNGNCYNNNYNNNNNYNNQNQNNNNNYNNNNNYNNQNQNNNQYNNNDYNNQNQNINNYNNNSQNTLYNLNNNQNKNNNMSNKSNNQNSQNQNDIE, encoded by the exons ATGAAGTCTTCCTTGGTACTGTTGGTAATCGTTAGCTTTGCTGCTGCTGCTGTCCACCCTTATGGACAGAGCAGGTGGCAATGGTTTTCATACAACAACCAGAACTCTGTAACTCCTGTTAGTCATCAACAGCAACAGAATCAGAACAATAACCAAAATG aaaactttgcTGGAAAAACCCAAAATGCTGTTTCAAGTAATATGAATGAATACCAGAACAACCAGAATCAGGACAATTATAACAACAACAACCAAGGCAACTATAACAATggctacaataataataactacaacaACAACCACAATggttacaataattataacaacaataataacaatgactacaataataataactacaacaACAACCACAACggttacaataattataacaacaataataacaatgactacaataataataactacaacaACAACCACAACggttacaataattataacaacaataataacaatgactacaataattataataacaacaacaacaatggCTACAATAACAACAATGGCTACAGTAATTGTAACAATAACAACAATGGctacaataattataacaacaacaacaactacaacaacaacaacaatgatttcaataattataacaataacaacaatggctacaataattataacaacaacaacaataactaCAACaatgattacaataattataacaataacaacaatggctacaataattataacaataacaacaatggctacaataattataacaacaacaacgattacaataattataacaataacaacaataactacaacaacaacaataatgattgcaataattataacaattacaaCAATCAAAACAACTGTAATAATAACTGTAACTACAACTGCAATAACAACAACTGCAACTACAATTGCAATAACAACCAAAATAATGGCAACTGCTATAATAACAactacaataacaataacaattacaacAACCAAAACCAGAACAACAATAACAActacaacaacaataacaattacaataaccaaaatcagaataataatcaatataacaACAATGACTACAATAACCAAAACCAAAACATAAACAACTACAATAACAACAGCCAGAATACTCTCTACAATTTAAACAACAATCAGAACAAGAACAATAACATGAGTAACAAGAGCAATAACCAAAACAGTCAGAACCAGAATGACATTGAATAG